The proteins below come from a single Necator americanus strain Aroian chromosome V, whole genome shotgun sequence genomic window:
- a CDS encoding hypothetical protein (NECATOR_CHRV.G19806.T1): MKRRKSYTAAFKLDAVNYRDLHLTLAAASHFEVTEAMIRKWVVDRQNLQEMPATKRARRYKKQSVEEVEDAIYNWVVKKREENRAVTVKEIRTKAKELAEEHGHQNFKASAHWCILFMTRKKLSVRRRTSVGQPLPSDHLQKCSDFQKFIAAEALNVSPFNLGNIDEVPVPFDIIYERTVNVKGRENIKIDSTGHEKSNFIVKTNGKGWMNQELMKEWIVKYGTKEKITIPTLIFADI; this comes from the coding sequence ATGAAACGTCGTAAATCGTATACAGCAGCTTTCAAGCTAGACGCCGTCAATTATCGTGATTTGCATTTAACCTTGGCAGCGGCTAGTCATTTTGAAGTCACTGAAGCAATGATAAGAAAGTGGGTTGTTGATCGACAAAATCTTCAAGAGATGCCAGCAACGAAGAGAGCCCGACGATACAAAAAACAAAGcgttgaagaagttgaagatgcCATCTACAACTGGGTTgtcaaaaaacgagaagaaaatagagctgtcacggtgaaagaaataaggaccAAAGCAAAGGAATTAGCAGAAGAGCATGGtcaccaaaattttaaagcatctgCGCATTGGTGCATCCTGTTTATGACACGAAAAAAGCTCTCTgtacgaagaagaacaagtgtCGGTCAACCATTACCCTCTGACCATCTACAAAAATGCTCGGATTTTCAAAAGTTCATTGCAGCTGAAGCCTTAAACGTATCCCCTTTCAATTTGGGAAATATTGATGAAGTACCAGTTCCCTTTGATATCATCTATGAACGGACAGTTAATGTGAAGGGACGAGAGAACATTAAAATTGATTCTACCGGCCAtgagaaatctaattttattgtgaaaacaaatggaaaaggtTGGATGAATCAGGAATTGATGAAAGAATGGATTGTGAAGTATGggacaaaagagaaaatcacaattccGACCCTGATCtttgctgatatttga